In Mycteria americana isolate JAX WOST 10 ecotype Jacksonville Zoo and Gardens chromosome 4, USCA_MyAme_1.0, whole genome shotgun sequence, the genomic stretch tccccggcacggggctgcccttccccttcccctaccactgcccttcccctcccagatgctggtgctggtggggctggtgcTGTGCCTCTCTCCTGCGGACGCCCTGACTGCCTTCCCCCCAAAGTGTGAGTCCTGCCCCGTCTGGGCAAAGGGGAGGCCTGGAGGGGAgaccccccggggggggggggggctgcaggacccacacagcagctggagggagcagggagcGCCCGCATCCCTCCGATACGGGGTGACACGAACCCGGGTCAGGGTAGCTCTTCTGGTGCGCTGGGGGTTAGAGGATGGGAATGAGAGTGATGGGGGGTGGACACGGGGTGAGGGAGCAGGGGGATGGATGTGGGGTGAGGCAGCAGGGTGGGGATGGACATGGGGtgatggggcaggggggatggACGCGGGGTGCGGGAGCAGGGTGGGGACCATGGGGAAGGATGGATGTGGTGTGTCGGGACGAGGGGGCACCCAGCCCCATGGTGTTGTGGGGGACAGGCTGCCCACACCATAGCGCATCTCTGACCCGTCTCTGCCTTTCGTCTCCAGTTCAGGTGGGGAAACTGAACGGGGACATAGTGGTGAAATGCAACACCTCGGAGCAGCAAGTGACCTGGACGCAGAACGGGGAGCCGGAGCCCATGGCTGAGCTTATAGCCGAGGGACAGACTCTCACCATCCTCGGCTTGGACCTGCCGGCCACGGGCAACTACAGCTGCTGGGCCGGCACCGTCCTGCTGGACACCACCTACGTGGTGGTCAGCAGCGCCCGTACGTGGGGCCGGGCGCGAGGGGGCTGGCACGGCCGGGCAGGGGAGCCAGGGCTGAGGCAGCAGGGGGGTtattggggcggggggggatgcaAGGGGCTGGGGGTAGGCTGGGGACGCTCGTGCATCTGCAGAGGTTCGTGCCCAGCCCACGGGGCTGCGGGGATGCACCGGGCAGGGCTGTGCGGGGATGGGGGCAGCCCAGCCACGGGGGCAGCCTCGCCTGTGCTGTACGTCCCGGCCCCATGCAGCCCCTGAGCCGTTGTCCCCTGGCCCCACCAGGCAAGGAGGGGATGAACGTCTCCTGCCAGGCTGAGTCCTACCGTGGCTCCTTCCACTGCTCCTGGACCTGTCCCCACTCCACCGTCTTCCGCGCCCGCCTCACACGCAGGTGGGTGCCCCAGGGACCACCCCCCtgacccggccccggcccagtGGCTGCCCAGCCCTCACGCTTTCCTCCCCCTGGCAGTGATGGCTCCTTGGGGGAGTGGGTGCCGGCGGCCAGCCACCATGGCCAGTTCAGCGCCAGCTTCACGGACCCCTCCTTCTGCCCCTTCGCCGAGGAGCTGcgccagctgcagctgcagctggaggggctCTCCACCACCTCCTACCTCAACGTCTCCATCCACTTCTTCGTCCGCGACATTGGTGAGCTCAGACCAGTGGCAGCGGGGTCCAGGGGGCTTCCTCGGGGTGCCGGGGGCCCTGTGGGAGGGCTcggccccagggctgggcagcgctgccctgtgctgagccctgctctgcccgCAGTGCGGCCCGACCCACCGCAGGAGCTGACCGTGCAGCGGCGGGGGGAGCAGCTCCACCTGGCCTGGGCCCCCCCGGCCTCCTGGCCGCTCCCCAAGTCCTACTTTGCCCTGCTCTACCGGCTGCAGTACCAGCTCCTCAACGGCACCCAGGTAACTGCGGGATGCCCACGCCCAGCCTGCCCCTGCACGTCCCGCCCCGCGTCCTCGCTCTGCTGCGCCCACCCTGCCCCGCgcccaccctgccccagccccagcctgggctcttccctctgcccagggGTGCCACTGGGAACAGGCACTTGACGGGGACTCAGCAACGGCCCCCTCCCCGCTACGCTGCTTCTCTCCTTGGGGCAGTGAATTGTCACTCCTGGCTGTCACCTCTGCTTCCCCGCCCCCAGTGCTACCCACGCGAGGCAGCGTCACTGCCTGGGTTGGGGAGGTGCCCGTGTCTCCCACTCCTGAGCCCCCCGCGCcgagccctgctcctgccctgtcccaccGTCCCCGCAGCCTCGCCTCCAGCGGCGCCCATGCCGGCTGCgccctgccccggtgccggggtgCTCCCCGAGGCCACAGCCGGCCTCGCTTTGCAGGTTGACAAGTACGTGGAGGGCGCGGAGGAGACGCGGCTGCAGGAGCGGGTGCAGCGGGTGCGCATCAGCTGCCAGGACCCCTACGCCAACGCCGCCTGGAGCCCCTGGAGCGCCTGGCAGGACGTCGATGCGGCCCAGCAGCACCGGCTCCGAGCGCGCTGACACTGCGCACGGACACCGCCTTCCCCCTCGCACCCTTCCCCTACCCCGCTGCACCTCCGTGTGCACGGGGACGCCTGGGGGGCACCCCCCAGATGTGGCAGCCATAGGGACCCAACAACGACCTTCCCATTTTCTCGTACGGTTTGGAAGAGGCTTTTTACCTCTGTTAAAGAGCTGGGCTTGGCTTTACTACGACAAACCTCGGTTAGTCTTTGTGGGGGGTGGCGGGTGCTGGGTCCCCCAGCCCCCATCTTCCGCAGGCTCCAGCTGGGCACGCCACaggcagggctcctgcctgccctgcccttctgCTCAGGGTGCCCAGGCTGGCCCCTGCCCCAGGGGGGGTCACAGGCTTGTGAAGGCCCCcgctgccccacagctccccgaGGGTCCCCCGCTCCCTGAGGGTCCCCCGCtccctgccggtgctgggctgctgggcttGGACCGCGGGGTCCTTCGGCATGGCTGAAAACAGGCGTGTGACACGCGTGCGTGCTCCAGCCCAGCCGGGGACAGCCCAGCTCAGCGGCCGTATCCAGCCCTGGCCCGGGTGGGgcgtccccccagccccgcccaACTGCCTGCCAGGGGACACGGGCACCCTGGACCCCCCTATTCCTCATCAACCCCCCTAGATCTGCCTCCTTTCTGGGGGCTGCGGTGGGGCAGCGTCCCCAGCCCAGGGGCAGCACCCCAGCGGGGATGTGCTGCCCTACACCAAGGGGGCATGCCCTGGGGGGCAGCACCCGGTCCCCACGTCCCAGGGTGCAGGATCCCTGCCTGACCCCAGGAGCGCCAGTCCCGGGGCAGGACACGgccacgggggcgggggggggggggtcagggaccACGCGCCAGCACTGGGGGGGCTCAGCTCCCACTGGGGCACAGTTCCCTCCACCACGTGTCCGTGGCTGGGCCCCCACAATGGGCCCCACTCAGCATCCCCGCGGGGTGCCCAGCCCGGGGGCAAAGGGCCGCGGCCAGGCGGGAGGGAGCCAAgaccctgcagccaggcagcccctgcagGACATGGCCCCGGCACCCAGGCTCCCATGGAGCCGCCCCAcgccccggctctgccgcagACCCCGAGAGTGCAGCGGGGTGCCCCCGGCGCAGGGCCGGCCGGGGGTCGCTGCCCCCCGCCACAGACGGGCCGGCTCCAGGTAATGCCACAGGGCTTTATTGAGGTGCTTCCGCGcaggccggggccgggaccccagccccgctgctACTCCGGAGAGGCTGGTGAGAGTGTACGGCCCCGTGGGTGCTGCCCTCCTGGGGGGCCGGGGCCTCCCGGGGCAGGGGTCTGGGGAGTCCAGGTAGCCGGGGGTCCCAGGAGTCCGGGGGGGGCCCATGGCACAGGGGGACAGAAGGACCGGGGCTCCAGGAGCCCAGAGGGGTCCAGAGGGCCCGGGAGTCCCGTGGCCTGGGCGTCCGGGGGCGGGAGGTCCCGAGGCGCGGGCGAGCGGGGGCTCAGGGGACCCCGAGGCGCAGAAGTCCGGGGTCCGGGGGCCCGGGCGCGGGGTCCGGCGggtgccggcggcgcggggccccgcagcggggccgggggtcccgtcACGGCGGGGCCAGGCAGCCCAGGCGCAGCTCTTCGCCCTCCAGCATCTCCCTGCAAGAGACAGGCCCGGGCtgagccccgcgccccgcccgccccgcccgcccccccccccgcgtacCGGTACGCGGCGATCTCCGCCTCCAGCGCCATCCGCAGCCGCAGCAGCGCCGGGTACTCCCGCAGGCACCGGGCCATCTCCGCCTCCGCCTCGCCGATCTCCCGCTCCAGCTCCGCCACCCGCTCCTGCCGGCCGGGCCGTCAGCAACGCCGGGGCCTCCGGGCCGACCCCCGGCCCGCACGGACCCCGTCCCGCCCCGCACAGAtcccgctccccggccccacctgaacccccctccccagccccggcccggccccgtcCTCCCTCACCCCCCGGACCCCtggtccccctccccagccccggcccggccccgtcctccctcaccccctggacccctgcccccttccccacccccatcccGGCCCCGTCCTCCCTCACCCCCCGGACCCCtggtccccctccccagccccggccgggccccgtcCTCCCTCACTCCCCGGACTTCtggcccccctccccacctccatcctGGCTCCTGTCCTCCCTCACCCCCCGGACCCctggcctccctccccagccctccggGCGTCCAGGCCCCGCACCTTTCCCACCCGCGCCggtgcctcccctcccccccgcccatCCCAAGCATCCGccc encodes the following:
- the LOC142408705 gene encoding interleukin-12 subunit beta-like, which gives rise to MLVLVGLVLCLSPADALTAFPPKFQVGKLNGDIVVKCNTSEQQVTWTQNGEPEPMAELIAEGQTLTILGLDLPATGNYSCWAGTVLLDTTYVVVSSARKEGMNVSCQAESYRGSFHCSWTCPHSTVFRARLTRSDGSLGEWVPAASHHGQFSASFTDPSFCPFAEELRQLQLQLEGLSTTSYLNVSIHFFVRDIVRPDPPQELTVQRRGEQLHLAWAPPASWPLPKSYFALLYRLQYQLLNGTQVDKYVEGAEETRLQERVQRVRISCQDPYANAAWSPWSAWQDVDAAQQHRLRAR